TTCTTTTCACTTTTGACTTGCCCGGAATGCCATCCCTCGCCCTTACCCTCAACTTAAAAGACGATCCGTCGGTCATCCAGGCCTACCGGGACTACCATGCGCGGGCCTGGCCGGAAGTGGTGGAAGCCCTGCAGGCGGTGGGGATCCATCAGATGCGGATCTGGCTGCTGGGGCGCCGGCTGTTCATGGTGGCCGATGTGGCGGAAGGTTTTGAGCCTGCGGTGGACTTCCCCCGCTACCTGACCCTACATCCGCGGTGCCAGGAGTGGGAGGATTTAATGGGGACGCTCCAGGAGCCGGTGCCGGAGGCGAAGCCGGGGGAGAAGTGGGCGGAGATGGAAGAGGTGTTTCGATTAGCGATTAGCGAATAGCGATTAGCGAATAGCGATTGGGGA
Above is a genomic segment from Rhodothermales bacterium containing:
- a CDS encoding L-rhamnose mutarotase; protein product: MPSLALTLNLKDDPSVIQAYRDYHARAWPEVVEALQAVGIHQMRIWLLGRRLFMVADVAEGFEPAVDFPRYLTLHPRCQEWEDLMGTLQEPVPEAKPGEKWAEMEEVFRLAISE